The DNA segment ACTACTACGGAACACTGGCAAGCACAGTAGAAAAAAAACGTGACGAAGGAAAGCACGTCTTCCTGGTCATCGACGTCCAAGGGGCGATGAACCTAAGAAAAGGCTTCGTAGCAACGTTTATCTTTATAGCTCCACCTTCACTAGAAGAATTGCGCCGCCGCCTTACAGAACGCGACACCGAACCACAAGAAAAAATAGAACAACGGCTCTCTATGGCAGACGGAGAGATGAGCAAAATCCCTGAATACGACTACGTTGTCGTTAACGACGACGTAGATATAGCATACGATACACTTAAAAGTATCGTCATAGCAGAAGAACATAAAGTTTGAATTATAAAGGGCGAAATGGTAAACTCCCTTTAACAACTGACCTTATGCGCCACTTTCACTTTATTGGCTTGCTACAAGGGCGATCTGCTGCGTATTTCTCCTCGCCCAGCTCTATTTGAGCTTGGCTCGTCGAAATATTTGCATCTCATCCCTTTCGCTATGCCACTAAAGCAAAATTGGCGCGTAACATCAGTTAGTAAAAAATAATAATTAGAGGGATCTATGGGACTAAAAAATCAATTGACAGTAGAAAAACTTAGAAAGAAGTTCAAAAGCTCTTTCGACCTGGTAAGCTATTCGATAAAACTTACAAAAAATATCATAGATACAGGGCGACGTCCGCGCGTCACAATAAAAAGTGACAACCCAGCACGTATCGCACTAGAAGAAATAGCAGCAGGAGTAGATACCTTCGAAGAAGTCGTAGAAGAACAAGCCGACGAAATGATACTAGCACAACAAGGACTAGAGTCAGTAAAAGCAGCTATAAATGATGACGACACAGATACCGAAGAAGACGACACCGAAGAAGATACTCTCGAAGACGAAAAACTCGACGAAGACGAAGAAATCTTAGACGACACCGAAGACGACATCGAAGACGACAAAGAATAACACCACATCACACAAGAGGGAAGCCCGATGCGAAAGAAAATACTTGTAACATCGGCGCTGCCTTACGCCAATGGTCCACTACACTTCGGGCATATAGCTGGAGCATACCTCCCCGGTGACACATATTCCCGATTCCAACGCCTTCAAGGTAACGACGTAAAATATTTCTGCGGATCAGACGAATACGGCGTAGCAATAACGATGAGCGCCGACATCGCAGGAAGAACACCACAAGAACACGTCGATATATACCACGAAGTCAATAAGAAATTCTTCGAGACACTGAACTTTTCCTTCGACCACTACTCGCGAACAACAACATCACACCACAAAGAACCTTCACAACAATATTTCCTCGACCTCCTAGAAAACGGATATATCGAGAAAAAAGAGACGGAACAACTATACTCCGAAGAAGAAAAAAAATTCCTCGCCGATAGATACGTCGTAGGAATATGCCCGAAATGTCAATACGATAACGCCCGCGGCGACGAATGCCAGAAATGCGGCATGGCTTACGACGCTACAGACCTCATAGAACCACGCTCTAAAATAAAAGGAACACCGCTGACGCTTAAAAAGACAACGCACTGGTTCCTCATGCTCGATAAATTCAAAGATAAACTCCTCACATGGCTAGAGACAAAAAATTGGAAACCCAACGTAGTGAAATTCGTAGAGCACTATATCGAAGACCTAAGACCTCGAGCGATAACACGTGACTCAAAATGGGGGATACCAGTGCCTCTCGACGATGCCGAAGGGAAAGTCCTGTACGTATGGTTCGACGCTCCAATAGGCTATATATCGTCGTCAATGGAATGGGCAGAAAAACAAGGAAAACCCGACCTTTGGAAAGAATATTGGTGCGACCCAGACACCAAACTCGTCCAATTTATAGGAAAAGATAACATCCCTTTCCACGCCGTGATATTCCCGGCAATGACGATGGGACAAAATCAAGATTATAAAATCGTAGACGAACTCCCAGCGAACGAATTCTATAACCTCGAAGGGAAGAAGTTCAGCAAATCTGAAGGATGGTATGTCGACCTCGAAGATTTCTTCACGAAATATACGCCAGACCAAATACGCTACACAATAGCATCTAACGCTCCAGAGACCTCAGACTCGGAGTTTTGCTGGAAAGCCTTTCAGATGCATTGCAACGCTGAACTCCTAGGAAAATACGGTAACTTCGCAAACAGAACCCTCGTCTTCGCAAAGAAAAATTGCTCCTCCGCCGTCCCAAAAACACACACCCTCACAACCATAGACGAAGAATTCCTCGCCGGAATAAAAAACCTCGCAGACAAAGCCGCTAACCACTACGAAACCTTCAGCATCAGAAAAGCCAGCCAAACAATAATGGAGCTAGCACAACTCGGTAACGTGTACTTCGACACAAAAAAACCGTGGGTCTCCGCAAAAGAAGGCGACACACAATCCCTAGAAACAGCGATAGCATGCTGTATAGAATGCCTCAAAACCCTCGCCATAATATCCTCGCCAATAATACCCACAGCAGCACAGAAGCTCTGGGAACTCCTCGGATATACCACACCCCTAGCAGAACAAAACTGGAACTCCGCCATATCAACCACCGCACCACCAAAACAACAACTCCCACAACCCTCAATCCTCTTCAACAGAATCGAAGATGAACAAATCGACGCCGAGCTCTCAAACTTAGTGTCAAGCTAGGTAATGTCAAGGGTGCGCGGAGCGCCCTTGACATTGCTGTTAGATTTCGTTTTTTAGGAGGGCATAGAAGTCATCTTTTGATAGCTTTTCATGCCATGGAGTATGTCCGCAGTCGTTTAGTAAGATGAATTTAAAATTTTGTAGTGTTCTTGATAGCGGGGTTTTGACGCCTTCGTAAGGATGTGGGTCATAGTCGCCATGGATGGCGACGACGGGACATCGGACTTTTTCGCTGTAGCGCAATAATTCTCCGCTACTTCTTAGCAGACTAGCTTCTTTATTAACTTTTTTATAGATGTCAGGCTGGAATTCAAGGCATGTATTATCATGAGGAATTGGTTGGTATGAATCTGTTATAGAAATCAGACGTAAAATAGCGCTGGATGTCAGTTCTTTGCTGTCGTCTTCTGGATTATTCATTGAAGACAGTAAAGAGCTTAATTTTTCTTGATTCTCTTTGTCTAGACGAGACATCCTTGTTTTCATGATGTTGGCGGCGTATTTCGCTTCAAAAGGGCTGCTTCCTACAAGGATGAGTTTTTTGACATATTCGGGATGGCGGGCAGTAAAAATAAATGACAGCATAGCTCCCCACGACCAACCAATTAAAGTTACGGGTTTTTTTGCATTTTCGTCCAAAGACGATTTCAGCTCTTCTACTTGGCCGTTGATGCTATTTTTCGTCTGTAGAGGCTCTAGGACGCCGTAGTCCGAAGATAGTTCCTTGGCGACAGGAGACATCTGTCCTGGCGCTCCTGGACCGCCGTGGACAACAACAACATTATAAGGTGCTTTTCCGTATTTTCTAGGATTTTCCATTGTCTTTTAGATGTTATGTTTCATTTTGTTGCAAAGTATCTATAAAATAAAAAAACTTTCAAGGCCGAGTCTGAGGACAGTTATTGTTGCCGAATGATATAATTGAGGTTTTTAAGAGCAGCTTTAAGTGCTGCTGTAATCCTTTCAAAGTTTTTGTTGCCGTCGTAAGGACTAGCGATAAAATTAAGACAACGAGAACAGCATTCTTTTTCATCTACAAACACAGAATTTAAAGTGATCAACCCTTCGCTATGGTAATTGAGCAAAGCAGAAAACTGTTCGAAGCTTTTTCCTGTAGTGCTGATAAGAAGTAGCGCTCTTTCAATATCGTACAAATTTCTACAAGAATAGTGATGAGAAGAATGTAGAGCTGGAACAACGACCACGACGTCACAAGAAACGGGTGTAATATTGTTTTGATTGAAGGGCTCCAAAAGATGTCTCCTAAATAAATGTCTGGTCAATGAAAATTATTGCAAAACTATAATTTGTCTGTACTAATAATTCAAGGAAAAGTGGACGGAAAAGGGGTATGGCCTTTTTCTTTTACGCCAGACTCCATTATGACCCCATTATTAATTTCTCATCGCCATCGTTTCGATGTTAATCAAGCAGAACCTGATACTTGTTAGCGAGCTTATATTTTCGTGCTTTATTTGAAGGGTCGACAATTTTTAAAAAACCGCATTCGGTCCATTTTTTGCACAGCGCTGAATTCGTTCTTGGCTTGAAGCCAAAGATTTCGCCTATCTGTCTGCTGGTAATGATGTCATGTTCTTTAAACAAATCCAGGGCTTTCCGCTGTTTTGGCTCTAACGTTCGCATCAAATCAGAATAATCGCTTTCTCCTTTGTTTTGTGCCTTTGTCATCTGTGCGATGACTTTTTCAAAAGCGTAAGCCATGCCTCCGCAGAAATAATCAATCCAACCGGTAATATCAGACTCTGCGCGGCCGAGATAATAATTATGTGATGGGCCAATACTTATTGCATGATAGTATGAGAGAAGGTTTTTAGCATAATATTCTTCTAGAGAATATAGGCCCTTTAGATCATAGCCTCCTAGATGTAAGATTAAAGTCGTTAATAATCTAGCTGTTCGCCCGTTTCCATCATAATATGGATGTATCGTAGCAAATTGGTAATGAACTATAGCGGCAATAATTGGAATAGGCAATTCGTCATTTTCTTTAATCCAAGACACCATGTTGCGCATCAACCCAGACACGTCTTTGGATTCGGGAGGCATATAAACAATTGTTCCCGTCCCGCTATCTTTAATAACGTTTTGGCCTTCGCGATAAGGTGTCGGTTTTACCTTTGAGCGTCCATTACTCATAGCAAGAGAGTGCAATGTCTGTATAACTTTTTCTGTTACAGGATGATTTTGTGCAACATACTGTTCCAATTGAGCAAGTGCTGCATAATATCCTTTAACTTCACGTTCGTCACGCTCACGACCAGGAAAATGACCTTTATGTTCTATAACATTTTTAACTTCATTAGGCTGTAGGCGATTACCTTCAATCATAGTAGAATAATGAGTAGTTAATAGTTTGGTTGTTTCGCGTAGCGATGATAACACCGTGGGCGTTAGCGGCAAAAAGACTGCTTTTTCTTTGCATGCTTCAATACGCATTAAATGCTTTGCGATTGTTGTTGTGATGGTATAGGTGGGCTTGAAATTTGTCGGCATATTATACGCTCCATGGCGGCTTTATCTATATATCTTATTATACCGATAATTTGCCGATAAATCAAGCAAAATATGCCGATAACCTCAATTTCTTTCTAAAAACAGCCAAATTGACATAAATTCCAGTATTTAGCCGAACATTTGAGATGATAATATAGTGCAATAATTCTCATCGCCATCGCTTAGCGATGGTGATGACGGCGAAGACAAAGCAAAAGGGTGCAGGCGTTGCGCCTGTGCTCTTTTGCTTTGTCGCGGGGATGCAAGGGGACTTGTTCCCTTGCCGCGGGTGGCGGGGCGCGGAGCTCCGCCATTAATTACGAGAGGGCATGGAGGAGTCCTGTGTGGCGTTGTTTTACGTCATCGTTTCTTACGGCGGTGGAGAGTGCTTTTGTTGTGCCGACAAGGACGACGAGTTTTTTTCCGCGTGTTACTCCTGTGTATAGGAGGTTTCTGCAGAGCATTTTGTAGTGTGTTGTATGTACTGGCATTATTATGCAGGGGCATTCGCTGCCTTGGTATTTATGTACGGAGACGGCGTAAGCGTGGAGTAGTTCATCGAGTTCTGCGAAGGTATATTCTATATCTTTTCCGTCGAATTCTACTATAACGTGTTGTTCTGCGGTGTCGACATCTTTTATTTGTCCGATATCACCGTTGAAGACCTCTTTGTTGTAGTTGTTACGGATCTGCATGATTTTATCTCCGACGAGGAAGTCTTTCCCTCCGCGGCTTATTCCGTGTCCGCGTGGGTTCATAATTTTCTGCAGTGCGATATTTAGGTTTTCGGTGCCGATGATGCCGCGTTTCATGGGCGTTAACACTTGTATGTCGTTTAGCGGAGACAGCCCGTAGCGTTTCGGCAGTCTTTTTGTTATGAGGCCCACGATGGTGCTAAGAACATCTTCAGGGCGGAATTTTTCTATGAAGAAGAAGTCGCTGTCGTGTGAGGTGTTGAGTTCTGGCAGGACGCCCATATTTATTCTGTGTGCATTTGTTACGATATGCGACCCTGCTGCTTGCCGGAATATTTCTGTCAGTGTCGTTGTGGGGATTTTCATTGAGAGGATCATATCTTTCAGGACATTTCCGGGTCCTATGCTTGGAAGCTGGTTGATATCTCCTACGAAGATTACGCGTGCCCTATCGGGGACGGATTTTAGCAGGTGGTACATCAGTGTTGTGTCGATCATACTTGCTTCGTCGACGATTAGAAGGTCGCAGTTTAGGGGGTTGCTATGATTTTTTTTGAAACCCATTATCGAGAAATCATATTCCAGCAGGCTATGTATCGTTGATGCTTTTGCTCCTGTTATCTCTTCGAGTCTTTTCGCTGCGCGTCCTGTCGGTGCTGCTAGGAGGATATCGTCGGTGAGCTTCTGGTATATCATCAAGATAGCTTTTGTTATCGTGCTTTTCCCTGTACCCGGACCTCCTGTTATTATCTGTACTTTCGACGTCATAGCTTGTGCTACGGCATCTTTTTGGTGGCTTGCGAGGTCGAACGAAAGCTCGCCTTCGACCCATTCTACAGCTTTTGTTATATCGATGTTACGCAGCATCGTCGGGGCGTAGCGTATCCTTGTTACATGGTTCGATACCCCGCTTTCGGCGACGTGTAGCCCTTTAAGCCATATGAATGCGATATTATCGCCGCCGTAGGGCATATGCCCTGTGACGATACGCTGCTCTTTCTCTAGAAGGCCTATCTGGAAACGTATCGCTTGCTCGTCGACGCCTAGGATTTCTGCTGCCCTGACGACGAAATCATCGACGGGATAGCATACATGGCCGTTGCTTGAAAGTTCGCTGAGGACATGCTCTATGCCGGCTTCTATCCTATGTGCGGAGTCGTGTGGGATGTCCATATTTTTCGCTATGGTGTCTGCCGTCTGGAATCCTATTCCTCTGATGTCTCTTGCGAGGAGGTATGGGTTGGTGTTGACTTTTTCTATGCAGTCTTCGCCGTATTTCCTATATATCTTCTGTGCATATATCGGGCTGACGCCGTACGACTGCAGAAAAACCATGACGTCCCTGACGGCTTTCTGCTCGTTCCAATGTTCACGTATAGTATCGACGCGCTTTGGTCCTATTCCGGGAACGCCGAGAAGCCTCTCTGGCGAGTCTTCTATTATGTCTAGGGCGTCGGCGCCGAAGGCTTTTACTATCTTCTTGGCATATACTGGGCCGATGCCCCTGATAAGCCCTGAGGCGAGGTATTTCTCTATGCCTACGACGGTAGAAGGCGCGGCGGTGTGGTATTCTTTTACCTGAAATTGTCCGCCATGGACGGGATCGACCTTCCAATTCCCTGAACACGACACCGTCTCGCCGGGCTGTATTCCCGGCATGGTACCGACTATACATGTAAGGTCGTATTTCCGTGGCTCTTTTAGGCGCGCTACAGTGAAACCATTTTCGTAGTTGCTGTATACTATCTTCTCAATATATCCGTATAGCTGTTCCATAAAGTTCTTTTGTCCAGGAAAATCGTTGATAATAATATCGACGATTCTATACCGTATACAAACAAAAAGCGAGGAATTTCCTACTATGAAGATGATAACGTGTGCTGTCGCTGCAATAGCGATGCTTTTCTTATGCCAAAGCTGCTCGAAAAAGACGGATCAAAATATTATAGTAGAGCATATCGAAGATGTATCGCGTGATGTCGACTGGTCGACGATGGAGACGGTGACGATATCTTTCAACGAATATACCGAAGGGCTTTCAGGAGTAATATTACGAAAGGGGATGCCTTATAAGCTAGAACTTGAAAACCATAGCCTAAAAGCTCACAATATCGTTGGCAGCGATTTCTTCGCAGCGATAATGCCGTGGAAGATAGAGACCATCGACGGAGAAATCAACGTCGCAGAATTCAACACTTTCCAGATATACCCCGGCAGATGTATCGACCTCTTCTTCGTGCCAACAAAAACCGGCGACTACACAATATCATATAATACCACAGACGATGACGCGCAACAGGGCACTATAACAATACAGTGACCAGTGAAATGCGGCTATGCCGCATAGTTCTGAGTTATGAGTTCATAGTTCAGAGCAGAGCCTCGGATTCCTTCTCCGAACCCCGAACCCCGAACCCCGAACTCCCGAACTCCCGAACTCTGAACTTACAGTAGATATTTAATTTCCTTATCGGTATATTTTCATAAAACCCAAAAAAATGAGGGATTGTTTATGAAGGCTAAGAGAGAAACGTGGAAGTCAAGCGCTGGTTTTATTTTTGCGGCGATGGGGTCTGCCGTTGGCATTGCTAATATTTGCATATTCCCATGTCTTGTTGGCGCTAATGGCGGTGCTGCTTTTATTGCGGTATATCTTATATCTCTGCTACTTATAGGGTTCCCAGTGTTTATTTCTGAGATAACACTCGGAAGAAAGACTCATAGAAACCCAGCGGGAGCCTTCAAAGAAGTCGGCAAGACGAAACTATGGTCGCGGGCAGGACTCCTTACTGTTGTCACCGGTCTTATCGTTACAGCATTCTATAGCGTTTTGGCAGGATGGGTCTTGGGATATTTTGTCGAGGCAATCGCCGGGCGTCTTCATATTATGACGACTATCGAAGAGACATCGTTTTTCTATAACACGCTGATGAGCAAACCGTTATGGGCTTTGGCGTTCCACTTTATCTTCATCGTGATATGTGGTGCAGTATTATATGGTGGCGTACGACATGGCATAGAGCGAGGTAGCAAATTTATGATGCCTATACTTATTGTAATCCTTCTGTTTCTTGTGGTGCGCGGGCTTATGCTTCCCGGCGCAGGGAAGGGGCTGAGGTATCTTTTCTCTCCAGACTGGAGCCTGCTAACACCAACGGCTATATTGCTCGCTCTCGGGCAGGCGTTCTTCACGCTGAGTCTCGGGCAGGGGACGATGGTGACATATGGTAGCTACCTCACCAAGAAAGATAGTATCCCTTCTGTTGCCATCCCTGTTGCTCTTGGCGATACTGCAATATCATTATGTGCCGCTATTGTTGTCTTCACGACGGTGTTCTCAGTAGGAATGGAACCGTCACAAGGTCTTGGCCTTATCTTCCAGACGCTACCAATAGTCTTCGGACAGCTGCCAGGAGGCTATCTCCTCGCGGTGGTGTTCTTCCTCTTCGTTACTCTGGCGGCGGTTACGTCGGAAATTTCTGCGATGGAACCCGTCATAGCGTATCTCGTCGATGAAAGACAGTGGCGACGACACTCTGCCGTAGCAGCATGTACCGTAGGAGGCTTCCTCTTGGGGATACCTTGTGCGTTGTCGTATAGCATACTGAAAGGCGTCACGCTGTCGGGCGTAAATATCATGGATGCCGTCATGTTTATCACTGAGGGAGCCCTTATCCCAGCAGGAGGCTTCTTCGCTGTAATCCTTGTTGGATGGGTATGGCGTCAGCGTAAAGCTCTTAGGAATCTCCGTGAAGGTTCTTCGGGTTTCTTCGACAAAAATATATGGTTCAGAAGGTATTTGTGGCTTTGCATAAAATACGTCGCACCTGTATTAATAATAGTTGTGTTTTTGAATAGGATATTTGGATAGGAGAGAGCCTTTATGCCCGAAAACGTTATAGAGTCTTCGCTGTGTAAAGAAGATGCAAATTTCGAGGTGCCCTTACGCCCCAGCACGCTAAAAGAGTTCGCTGGACAAGACGCCATCCGTGAACGTCTCGATGTCGTCATCGGCGCTGCGCGCCAGCGTGGCGAAGCCATCAGCCATTGTCTTTTTAGTGGCCCTCCAGGGCTAGGAAAAACTACGCTGGCGAACATCCTCGCAAACGCTATAGATTGTGATATCATCGTAACATCGGGGCCCGTCCTCGAGAAGGCCGGAGACCTCGCCGGAATGCTTACAAACCTAAAAAAAGGCGATATCCTCTTCATCGACGAGATACATCGTCTCAACAGGGTAATCGAAGAATATCTGTATTCCGCTATGGAAGATTACTGTCTAGACCTTGTCATCGATAGCGGTCCCGCAGCGCGTAGCGTACAGCTTAAACTCGAACAGTTCACCCTAGTCGGCGCTACAACGCGGGCAGGAGCGTTGTCAGGGCCTCTAAGGTCGCGGTTTCCTATGACGTTCAGACTCGACTTCTATAGCCCAGACGTCCTTAAAACAATATTACTGCGGTCGGCGAAGCTCTTAGGCGTCACCATCGACGATATTTCGGCATGGGAGATAGCAGCACGGTCGCGGGGGACGCCACGCATCGCAAACAACCTACTTCGGTGGGTTAGAGACTACGCACAGATGAAAGCTGACAACATCATCACCGAAGACGTCGTAAAAAAAGCCCTTGAAATGATAGCCATTGACGAAGAAGGCTTTGGGGAGATGGACAAGAAAATCCTGGAGATCATCATCGACCATCACAATGGCGGTCCTGTGGGCTTGGGGACGATAGCAACAGCTATCGGCGAGGAAAAAGTTACTATCGAAGAGATGTATGAGCCATACCTAATAATGAAAGGTTTCCTACGAAGAACGTCGCGGGGACGTGAGGTGACGACGCTAGCATATGAACATTTAGGCAAGAAGCACGATTTTCTATTGTGAAGTTATAAGGTAATAGGGTAAAAAGATAGAAGTTATATAAACCTGATTGACTCCCTATCCTTTGTCATAGGTTTTTTGCAGTGGTACAGATACGAAGATGAAAGACGAGCGAATGTTAAAACATTTGCGAGGATAGAAGCAAAGTAGATGTGTTGCTGCAAAAAGAAATATGGCAAAGCAAGATAAGGACAAACGAATAAATAAAAATAACAAGAAATAGCAAAGGCTTAAAATATTTATCTTTACGTAGTTATTTTCTGTCTGAGCTTTTTTTAAAAAAAAGGTTATGTTTCCTATAGCATTCATAGTGTCAGGCAATCTGGCTCATTTTACTCCTCGCTAATAGTTACAACTATTAGCTTGTCGTGCACTGAGCCATCTTACCTAACTCTATGGCGCTAAAGGAAAGATATGGGTCAAATCAGGTTTAAAATTATTGTATATATTCAGCAGCTTTAGGAGGAAAAAATCGTGATCTTAAGAACCCTTATCATGGTAATGGCTTTGCTAACATCATCGACAGCGATGCAGGCAGGCGTATGGGACACAATAAAGAACGTAAAGAATCTATGGGACATCGATAAGAATATCGAAGAACCTACAGTCAAAGTCCTTATCGCCGACAGGTCCCAGGGCTCTTTCGTTGAAATTAAAGGCGGTTATAATATCTATAACCCTAAAAACGGCCACCGTATAAGCACACGCTTCTTCGGGAAACAGCAGTATGTTCAGCCACTGACACGCGGCATTAAATGGGGAGAGGAATTCCCAGGAATATACCAGCTGAAACTTATCCCCGATGACCAAGAAACACAGATATACGTCGATGGCATACAATATAAAGGCATTGTAGAAATCTACCAGATAGGTGATAAGCTTAGCGTTATCAATGAAGTTCCTGTCGAAGACTATCTCAAATCAACACTAGCCAATTCTTTCGAAGAAGATACTAAAGAAGAAGTCATGGCAGCTATAGTTATAGCAGCACGAACAGAAGCATGTTACCACGCCGCTCACGGACGTGACGCTTTCTGGCATGTCACAGCAAGCGACGTAGGATACTACGGATATGGCGTAACACGACAAGATAACGGCGTCGATGATATCGTCAATAAGACAAAGAACTTCGTCATGAAGCGCTACAACAATGAAAATGCCGACAACTATTTTGCAGCACGCTGGACGAAACATAGCGCTGGTAAGACGATACCATTCCATGTGATGTATCGCCGTGATATGGGAGCACCACTCGATGGTGTAGAGGTCCCTATCGCCGCCGCTAACAGAGAAGAAACAATATGGACGTATTCCGTCTCGAAACGTGAGTTTGCCGAAAAGGCCGACGTCGCAGAAAAAGCCCTTCTAGAAGTTTATAGCGACGCCTTCTCTAGCAAAATCTATAGCGTACGACTACAAGACGAAAGGGGAATCCGTGACGTAACATTCTTCGAACTTCAGGATATCCTAGGCAAAAATAACATCCTTAGCAGCGACTTTACCGTATCATCGACAGAAGGAACTATAACCTTCACAGGATATGGCGAAGGAGCAGGGGTGGGGATATGCCTATATACCGCAGAAGTCCTTGCAGAAAAAGGAATGAATGCATCGCAGATATTGTCGATGTTCTTCTCCGACGCTACAATACACGAAGCGGCATAATACACGAAGCAGCATAATGCTAAAAGCCTCGAAGTAAAAACTTCGGGGCTTTTTTTTTATCGTAACATCTTCTATAATAGCTCCATAATAATTACGGAGATAACATGGAAGATCCATATTCATTGAAGTCGTATCATTACGACCTTCCCCAAGAACTCATAGCACAACACCCTTGCTCGCCACGTGACGCCTGTAGGCTCATGGTAGTAGAACGCAATACAGGAAAGCTATGGGAGATGCCTTTCCACGAGCTTACAAACTTCCTCGATACCGGCGATAGACTAGTCTTCAACGATACAAAAGTCGTGCCAGCACGACTCCTCGGAAAACGCACAAGCGGTGGCAATGCCGAGATCTTCTTAGTGAAAAATCGCAAAGGTACTACATGGGAAGTCCTCGCTAAACCAGGAAAAAAACTACGCCCAGGAGCAATAGTTACGTTCCAGGAAGGATTGTCTTGTGAGATAATAGAAAATATCGACGACGGAATGAAACTCGTAAGGTTCTCATGCAAAGAAGAAGATTTCGAAGATATCGTCGCCAAAATAGGACATATGCCGCTGCCACACTATATCAGCCGCGATGGAAAAGACCCCCACGACGTTGGAGATTATCAGACGATATATGCCGAAAACCCCGGCGCTGTTGCAGCACCGACAGCAGGACTGCACTTTTCTGAGGAGATGTTCGGCGCCCTCGACGACAAAGGAATTAAAAAAGCTATGGTGACGCTACACGTAGGCATGGGAACCTTCCGCCCTGTCATCGTCGATGACATCCGTTCCCACGATATGCACTCCGAGCGATATCATATCACCACAAACACAGCATCGTTTCTCAATACACATAATTCTGATGCTAAGACGATATGCGTAGGAACAACATGCTGCAGGACGTTAGAAGCTGCCGCCGACGAAGAGGGGAATGTCGTCGCTGGTGATGGCGATACCAATATCTTCATATACCCAGGATATCAATTTCGTTATGTCACAGGGATGCTTACAAATTTCCACCTTCCAGGATCAAGCTTGCTGATGCTC comes from the Waddliaceae bacterium genome and includes:
- the gmk gene encoding guanylate kinase — translated: MAYKLLGNKDRGAAFVVSGPAGTGKNTLVDRLIAEFPCVVESVSCTTRDPRPNEVPGEHYNFLSKADFEEKILHGEFLEYAEVFGNYYGTLASTVEKKRDEGKHVFLVIDVQGAMNLRKGFVATFIFIAPPSLEELRRRLTERDTEPQEKIEQRLSMADGEMSKIPEYDYVVVNDDVDIAYDTLKSIVIAEEHKV
- the rpoZ gene encoding DNA-directed RNA polymerase subunit omega, encoding MGLKNQLTVEKLRKKFKSSFDLVSYSIKLTKNIIDTGRRPRVTIKSDNPARIALEEIAAGVDTFEEVVEEQADEMILAQQGLESVKAAINDDDTDTEEDDTEEDTLEDEKLDEDEEILDDTEDDIEDDKE
- a CDS encoding methionine--tRNA ligase, with the protein product MRKKILVTSALPYANGPLHFGHIAGAYLPGDTYSRFQRLQGNDVKYFCGSDEYGVAITMSADIAGRTPQEHVDIYHEVNKKFFETLNFSFDHYSRTTTSHHKEPSQQYFLDLLENGYIEKKETEQLYSEEEKKFLADRYVVGICPKCQYDNARGDECQKCGMAYDATDLIEPRSKIKGTPLTLKKTTHWFLMLDKFKDKLLTWLETKNWKPNVVKFVEHYIEDLRPRAITRDSKWGIPVPLDDAEGKVLYVWFDAPIGYISSSMEWAEKQGKPDLWKEYWCDPDTKLVQFIGKDNIPFHAVIFPAMTMGQNQDYKIVDELPANEFYNLEGKKFSKSEGWYVDLEDFFTKYTPDQIRYTIASNAPETSDSEFCWKAFQMHCNAELLGKYGNFANRTLVFAKKNCSSAVPKTHTLTTIDEEFLAGIKNLADKAANHYETFSIRKASQTIMELAQLGNVYFDTKKPWVSAKEGDTQSLETAIACCIECLKTLAIISSPIIPTAAQKLWELLGYTTPLAEQNWNSAISTTAPPKQQLPQPSILFNRIEDEQIDAELSNLVSS
- a CDS encoding alpha/beta hydrolase, which codes for MENPRKYGKAPYNVVVVHGGPGAPGQMSPVAKELSSDYGVLEPLQTKNSINGQVEELKSSLDENAKKPVTLIGWSWGAMLSFIFTARHPEYVKKLILVGSSPFEAKYAANIMKTRMSRLDKENQEKLSSLLSSMNNPEDDSKELTSSAILRLISITDSYQPIPHDNTCLEFQPDIYKKVNKEASLLRSSGELLRYSEKVRCPVVAIHGDYDPHPYEGVKTPLSRTLQNFKFILLNDCGHTPWHEKLSKDDFYALLKNEI
- a CDS encoding Fic family protein is translated as MPTNFKPTYTITTTIAKHLMRIEACKEKAVFLPLTPTVLSSLRETTKLLTTHYSTMIEGNRLQPNEVKNVIEHKGHFPGRERDEREVKGYYAALAQLEQYVAQNHPVTEKVIQTLHSLAMSNGRSKVKPTPYREGQNVIKDSGTGTIVYMPPESKDVSGLMRNMVSWIKENDELPIPIIAAIVHYQFATIHPYYDGNGRTARLLTTLILHLGGYDLKGLYSLEEYYAKNLLSYYHAISIGPSHNYYLGRAESDITGWIDYFCGGMAYAFEKVIAQMTKAQNKGESDYSDLMRTLEPKQRKALDLFKEHDIITSRQIGEIFGFKPRTNSALCKKWTECGFLKIVDPSNKARKYKLANKYQVLLD
- a CDS encoding ATP-dependent RecD-like DNA helicase; protein product: MEQLYGYIEKIVYSNYENGFTVARLKEPRKYDLTCIVGTMPGIQPGETVSCSGNWKVDPVHGGQFQVKEYHTAAPSTVVGIEKYLASGLIRGIGPVYAKKIVKAFGADALDIIEDSPERLLGVPGIGPKRVDTIREHWNEQKAVRDVMVFLQSYGVSPIYAQKIYRKYGEDCIEKVNTNPYLLARDIRGIGFQTADTIAKNMDIPHDSAHRIEAGIEHVLSELSSNGHVCYPVDDFVVRAAEILGVDEQAIRFQIGLLEKEQRIVTGHMPYGGDNIAFIWLKGLHVAESGVSNHVTRIRYAPTMLRNIDITKAVEWVEGELSFDLASHQKDAVAQAMTSKVQIITGGPGTGKSTITKAILMIYQKLTDDILLAAPTGRAAKRLEEITGAKASTIHSLLEYDFSIMGFKKNHSNPLNCDLLIVDEASMIDTTLMYHLLKSVPDRARVIFVGDINQLPSIGPGNVLKDMILSMKIPTTTLTEIFRQAAGSHIVTNAHRINMGVLPELNTSHDSDFFFIEKFRPEDVLSTIVGLITKRLPKRYGLSPLNDIQVLTPMKRGIIGTENLNIALQKIMNPRGHGISRGGKDFLVGDKIMQIRNNYNKEVFNGDIGQIKDVDTAEQHVIVEFDGKDIEYTFAELDELLHAYAVSVHKYQGSECPCIIMPVHTTHYKMLCRNLLYTGVTRGKKLVVLVGTTKALSTAVRNDDVKQRHTGLLHALS